Within the Dolichospermum compactum NIES-806 genome, the region GTAGGAGAGATATCCGCCACAAATAAAGCTTCTTCATAAGGTAAAAAAGGATTAAATTCTTTACCAGTTTTAGCAGTTTTTTGATTTTGTTTTTCTTGATCAGCTTTTTTGCGATTGATATTTTCTAAAATTCTGACAACAAACTTGATTCCATCTTGTTCAAAAATTTCCACCTCTGTGGGAATAGATTTTAAAGCTCCAGATTTTAAAGCCAGTTCGGTGGTTTTCTTGAGACTTGTCCATAATGTACCGGGTTTAAGTCGGATTTCCTGCTGGTGCATATTTTATAGGAGATAACTAACAATCTTATATCATAAATTGGTTACATAAAATCAATAATCTCGGCTCTAACGTTCCCTTTATGTAAACATTTATTGTAGGTTGGGTTGACGCAAGGAAACCCAAAAACTCTTACTATCTTAACGCCAATGTTGGGTTATGCCTTCGGCACGCTACGCGAACACTTCATTCAACCCAACCTACAAAAATTAAATTAATATTCTTTTCCATAAGAGGTTGTCTTAAAAGTGGTATCCCGTAGTTTTCATCACATTATTACCCACCTTTCCCTTTACAAGGGGAGGGTTAGGGAGGGGTAAAATATTTGATACAGCAATCATGACTTTTCAAACACCCTCTAAGGGGAGTATTAGAACCAAAATTTCTTGTAATATCAGATTTCTATATAGTATAATTAAAATCAGCAAATTATCACCATTCAAGAGGTGAATCGTGGTTCAAACCTTAACCAAATCAGTCAGCTTTGAGGAGTTTATCCAATCCTATCCAGAAACAGGATCACGTTATGAATTACACAATGGAGAAATTGTAGAAATGAACCCACCCGTAGGAGATCATGAAGTCGTAATTGGTTTTTTAGCACGTAAGATATCAGGAGAATTAGATAGACTTAATCTTTCTTACCTCATACCTAAAACAACATTAATCAAAGCACCAAAATCTGAATCTGCCTATTCACCTGATATTTTATTACTAAACCCTGCTAACTTACCTAATGAACCTTTATGGAAGAAAGAATCAACTATTACTCAAGCTGATTCAGTTCCTTTGGTAATAGAAATTGTTAGCAGTAATTGGCAAACAGATTATACTCATAAAACCAACGATTATGAATCAATGGGTATTCCTGAATATTGGATAGTTGATTATGGTGCTTTCGGTGGTAAAAGATTTATTGGTAATCCTAAACAACCGACTATT harbors:
- a CDS encoding Uma2 family endonuclease, with translation MVQTLTKSVSFEEFIQSYPETGSRYELHNGEIVEMNPPVGDHEVVIGFLARKISGELDRLNLSYLIPKTTLIKAPKSESAYSPDILLLNPANLPNEPLWKKESTITQADSVPLVIEIVSSNWQTDYTHKTNDYESMGIPEYWIVDYGAFGGKRFIGNPKQPTISIYSLVDDEYIVNQFRGDDLIISPLFPELKLTLSQILQNI